Proteins found in one Mustela lutreola isolate mMusLut2 chromosome 10, mMusLut2.pri, whole genome shotgun sequence genomic segment:
- the PINK1 gene encoding serine/threonine-protein kinase PINK1, mitochondrial, producing the protein MAVRQALGRGLQLGRALLLRFTAKPGPGYVWGRPERPGPAAGWGRGERRGQAAGPGAESRRLGLGLPDRYRFFRQSVAGLAARLQRQFAVRARAGAGPCGRAVFLAFGLGLGLIEEKQAEGRRAVSACQEIQAIFTQKNKLLPDPLDTRRWQGFRLEEYLIGQSIGKGCSAAVYEATMPVLPQSLEVVKSVRPLPDRDPDVIPREEEPASPPAFPLAIKMMWNISAGSSSEAIFSTMSQELVPASRVALAGEYGAVTYRRSKGGPKQLAPHPNIIRVFRAFTSSVPLLPGALVDYPDVLPPRLHPEGLGHGRTLFLVMKNYPCTLRQYLREHTPSPRLATVMILQLLEAVDHLVQQGVAHRDLKSDNILVELDADGCPWLVITDFGCCLADERTGLQLPFTSWYVDRGGNGCLMAPEVSTACPGPKAVIDYSKADAWAVGALAYEIFGLSNPFYGQGGAHLESRSYQEAQLPELPKSVPLDARQLVRSLLQREAGKRPSARVAANILHLSLWGEHTLALRNLKLDKMIGWLLQQSAATLLADRRTEKSCVETKMKMLFLANLEYEALCQAALLLCSWRAAP; encoded by the exons ATGGCGGTGCGACAGGCGCTGGGCCGGGGCCTGCAGCTGGGTCGAGCGCTGCTGCTGCGCTTCACCGCCAAGCCGGGTCCGGGCTACGTCTGGGGGCGGCCCGAACGGCCGGGCCCCGCGGCGGGCTGGGGTCGCGGAGAACGCCGCGGTCAGGCCGCGGGACCCGGCGCGGAGTCGCGCAGGCTGGGGCTCGGGCTTCCCGACCGCTACCGCTTCTTCCGGCAGTCGGTGGCCGGGCTGGCGGCGCGGCTCCAGCGGCAGTTCGCGGTGCGGGCCCGGGCCGGCGCGGGCCCTTGCGGCCGGGCCGTCTTTCTGGCTTTCGGGCTGGGCCTGGGCCTCATCGAGGAGAAGCAAGCGGAGGGCCGGCGGGCGGTGTCGGCCTGTCAGGAGATCCAG GCAATTTTTACCCAGAAAAACAAGCTGCTGCCTGACCCTCTGGACACCCGACGCTGGCAGGGCTTCCGGCTGGAGGAGTATCTGATAGGGCAATCCATTGGCAAGGGGTGCAGCGCTGCTGTGTATGAAGCCACCATGCCTGTGCTGCCCCAGAGCCTGGAGGTGGTGAAGAGCGTCAGGCCTCTTCCAGACAGAGACCCAGATGTCATTCCACGAGAAGAGGAGCCAGCCTCACCCCCCGCCTTTCCCTTGGCCATCAAGATGATGTGGAATATCTCG GCGGGCTCCTCCAGTGAGGCCATCTTTAGTACCATGAGCCAGGAGCTAGTCCCAGCTAGTCGAGTGGCCTTGGCCGGGGAGTATGGAGCAGTCACTTACAG AAGGTCCAAGGGAGGTCCAAAGCAACTGGCCCCTCACCCCAACATCATCCGGGTCTTCCGTGCCTTCACCTCTTCTGTACCACTGCTGCCAGGCGCCCTGGTTGATTACCCCGATGTGCTGCCCCCACGCCTTCACCCCGAAGGCCTGGGCCACGGGCGGACGCTCTTCCTTGTTATGAAGAA CTACCCCTGTACGCTGCGCCAGTACCTTCGTGAGCACACCCCAAGCCCCCGCCTCGCCACCGTGATGATCTTGCAGCTGTTGGAGGCCGTGGATCATCTGGTTCAACAGGGTGTTGCGCACAGAGACTTAAAATCTGACAACATCCTCGTGGAGTTGGATGCAG aCGGCTGCCCCTGGCTGGTGATCACAGACTTCGGTTGCTGCCTGGCTGACGAGCGCACCGGCCTGCAGCTGCCTTTCACCAGCTGGTATGTGGATCGGGGTGGAAACGGCTGCCTGATGGCTCCAGAG GTGTCTACCGCCTGTCCTGGACCCAAGGCTGTGATCGACTACAGCAAGGCTGATGCCTGGGCCGTTGGTGCACTTGCCTACGAAATCTTCGGGCTCTCTAATCCCTTTTATGGCCAGGGCGGGGCCCACCTTGAAAGCCGCAGTTACCAGGAGGCTCAGCTGCCCGAGCTGCCCAAGTCCGTGCCTCTGGATGCAAGACAGTTGGTGAGGTCACTGCTCCAGCGAGAGGCCGGCAAG AGACCATCTGCCCGAGTAGCTGCTAACATACTTCATTTAAGCCTCTGGGGTGAACATACTCTAGCGCTGAGGAATCTGAAACTAGACAAGATGATCGGCTGGCTCCTCCAGCAGTCAGCCGCCACCCTGCTGGCCGACCGGCGCACAGAGAAGAGCTGCGTGGAGACCAAGATGAAGATGTTATTTCTGGCCAACCTGGAGTACgaggcactgtgccaggcagCCCTGCTCCTCTGCTCCTGGAGAGCGGCCCCATGA
- the DDOST gene encoding dolichyl-diphosphooligosaccharide--protein glycosyltransferase 48 kDa subunit — protein MEPGAAARAWSLLWLLLPLLGPACASGPRTLVLLDNLNLRETHSLFFRSLKDRAFELTFKTADDPSLSLIKYGEFLYDNLIIFSPSVEDFGGNINVETISTFIDGGGSVLVAASSDIGDPLRELGSECGIEFDEEKTAVIDHHNYDISDLGQHTLIVADPENLLKAPTIVGRSSLNPILFRGVGMVADPDNPLVLDILTGSSTSYSFFPDKPITQYPHAVGKNTLLIAGLQARNNARVIFSGSLDFFSDAFFNSAVQKAASGSQRYSQTGNYELAVALSRWVFKEEGVLRVGPVSHHRVGETAPPNAYTVTDLVEYSIVIEQLSDGRWVPFDGDDIQLEFVRIDPFVRTFLKKKGGKYSVQFKLPDVYGVFQFKVDYNRLGYTHLHSSTQVSVRPLQHTQYERFIPSAYPYYASAFSMMLGLFIFSTVFLHMKEKEKSD, from the exons ATGGAGCCCGGCGCCGCGGCCCGCGCTTGGTCTctcctgtggctgctgctgccctTGCTTGGCCCGGCCTGCGCCAGCGGTCCTCGCACCTTAGTGCTGCTAGACAACCTCAACCTGCGGGAGACGCACTCGCTTTTCTTCCGAAGCCTGAAGG ACAGGGCCTTTGAACTCACATTCAAGACCGCAGATGACCCGAGCCTGTCCCTCATTAAGTACGGGGAGTTCCTCTACGACAATCTCATCATCTTCTCCCCCTCGGTAGAAG ATTTCGGAGGCAACATCAATGTGGAGACTATCAGTACCTTTATCGATGGTGGAGGCAGTGTCCTGGTGGCTGCTAGCTCAGACATTG GTGATCCTCTTCGAGAGCTGGGCAGTGAGTGTGGGATTGAGTTTGACGAGGAGAAAACGGCTGTCATTGACCATCACAACTACGACATCTCAGACCTTGGCCAG CATACGCTCATCGTGGCTGACCCTGAGAACCTGTTGAAGGCCCCAACCATTGTCGGGAGATCATCTCTGAACCCCATCCTCTTTCGAGGGGTCGG gATGGTGGCCGACCCCGACAATCCCCTGGTATTGGACATCCTGACGGGCTCCTCCACCTCTTACTCCTTCTTCCCGGATAAACCTATCACCCAG TACCCCCATGCAGTGGGGAAGAACACCCTGCTCATTGCCGGGCTCCAGGCCAGGAACAACGCCCGGGTGATCTTCAGCGGCTCCCTAGACTTCTTCAGTGATGCCTTCTTCAACTCAGCAGTGCAGAAGGCCGCGTCTGGCTCCCAGAG GTACTCCCAGACAGGCAACTATGAGTTAGCTGTGGCCCTGTCCCGCTGGGTGTTCAAGGAGGAAGGGGTCCTCCGCGTGGGGCCTGTGTCCCACCATCGGGTGGGGGAGACAGCCCCACCCAATGCATACACCGTCACCGACCTCGTG GAGTACAGCATCGTGATCGAGCAGCTCTCAGATGGCAGATGGGTCCCCTTTGATGGGGATGACATTCAGCTGGAGTTTGTCCGCATCGATCCTTTCGTGAGGACGTTCTTGAAGAAGAAAG GTGGCAAATACAGCGTCCAGTTCAAGTTGCCGGACGTGTATGGAGTGTTCCAGTTTAAAGTGGATTACAACCGGCTGGGCTACACGCACTTGCACTCTTCCACTCAG GTGTCCGTGAGGCCACTCCAGCACACGCAGTACGAGCGCTTCATCCCCTCGGCCTATCCCTACTACGCCAGCGCCTTCTCCATGATGCTGGGCCTGTTCATCTTCAGCACGGTCTTCTTGCacatgaaggagaaggagaagtctGACTGA